The genomic window GCCACGGTCTGCCGATCGCCAACGACGAGCTGCTCGGCAAGGACTACTTCGGGGTGCCCATGCTGCGCGCTCCCGATGGCTTCTCGCTGCACCGGATCCTGGCCGTCAGCCGGCAACGGTTGGCCGACCTGCGTCCCAGGACCAGCCATGCCTGAGCTGCCCGAGGTGCAGGGTCTGGTCGACTTCCTCGCCGGTCGTGTGGTGGGCAGGGTGATCACGGATGTCGAGCTGGGGTCGATCGCGGTGCTCAAGACGTTCAACCCGCCGCCGGACGCCCTCGTCGGGCGGCCGGTCGACGGCGTCGCCCGGCACGGCAAGTTCGTCGATCTGGACGTCGACGGCACGCACCTGGTGTTCCATCTCGCGCGGGCCGGGTGGCTGCGCTTCTCGGAGAAGTTGCCGACCACGCGGGTGCGTCCCGGCAAGTCGCCGATCGCGCTGCGCGTGCGGCTGGACGACGAGTCCGGCTTCGACCTGACCGAGGCCGGGACCAAGAAGGGGCTGGCGGCCTATGTCGTCGAGGATCCGCAGTCGGTGCCGGCCATCGGCAGCCTCGGTCCCGATCCGCTGAGCGAGGGCTTCACCCGCGAGGTCTTCGGGCA from Ornithinimicrobium cryptoxanthini includes these protein-coding regions:
- a CDS encoding Fpg/Nei family DNA glycosylase, encoding MPELPEVQGLVDFLAGRVVGRVITDVELGSIAVLKTFNPPPDALVGRPVDGVARHGKFVDLDVDGTHLVFHLARAGWLRFSEKLPTTRVRPGKSPIALRVRLDDESGFDLTEAGTKKGLAAYVVEDPQSVPAIGSLGPDPLSEGFTREVFGQILAGQRSQIKGLLRSQGTIAGVGNAYSDEVLHAAKLSPFAIANTLTAEQVDTLYAALRETLQAAVAQSSGKPAAELKDAKRRGMAVHGRAGQECPVCGDTVREVSFADSALQYCPTCQTGGKLLADRRMSRLLK